From Synoicihabitans lomoniglobus, the proteins below share one genomic window:
- a CDS encoding type I polyketide synthase has translation MAASSSSSDQLRRAVEAIRQLKARLAAAEQANAACPVAIVGLGVRFPGGATTPDKLWQMLHDGVDAVGDVPANRWDAQAFYDPDPAAPGKIVSRRGGFLDDVEHFDPRHFGLAPTEAPHLDPQHRLLLETAWEALEHAGLAPDRLAGRAAGVFIGIASSDYAQRLFGRGLESIDPYVGSGNAHSVAAGRIAYTLGLHGPAVAIDTACSSSLVATHLACQSLRTGECELALTGGANLLLSPTISVNHSRAQMLSPDGRCKAFGAAADGFGRAEGCGVIVLKRLADATRDGDRVLAVIRGSATNQDGRTSGLTVPNGQAQQAVIRAAQKQAGVNPHDIDYLEAHGTGTSLGDPIEAHALGAVFSERPSDQPLWVGSIKSNFGHSEAAAGIAGIIKVVLALAHEEVPPHLHAAPASPRIDWNALPLRIVSAPRPWPRTAARARLAGVSSFGFGGTNAHIVLGESPESTHPAEANEPADLLPLSARTPAALARIAADWATYLESHDTTWSDLCHTAAVGRAAWSHRALVPAPAARNHLRSLAQGEPASDVTVRTVETRPRIAFLFSGQGSLAPEIGLALRNHVPAFAEAFAAAAGIVERRAGWDVAAVLADPSRLSRTEYGQVTLFCLSYALARTWQAWGVEPDMVLGHSVGEYAAACVAGVFSLDAALELLIARATGMGELGETGAMVAVSAAASEVEPEARAAGVEIGAFNAPRQVVLTGAREAVTACAASLAQAGHRTVPLGVRQGYHSAEMEPMISAFQAAAERIAFQPADRQFISSVTGASDQGAVSTTAYWVDQIRRPVRWTSAIETLRTEKADIIIEVGPRGLLSALGQQTWSDHGPVWLTSLRGKPGENEAASLRTSAAHAWVNGSAIDWTAVQRGRIRRRLALPTYPFERQRYWCEEAPPLAPAYTLRETPIDVDPTPPPEAVTWHIIGDAPALVKSLKTSEAVVVCHDASASPLVLQTHLVATNATPVKVVVVSTTPQVSLWVGAAKALALEFRELWRGLVIIDSTTSLSDVRSTWTKPSTTPVSRFVDSGLKAPQLQIETLAPATWTARSEDTYLITGGLGALGQQVAGWLIDRGARSLALLGRTPPTKTIEAQLDAWRAVGVDVLTLAADVTDRPALTAALARLEKPLRGVFHVAGVPAYQLFGDIDPATWRQTIDAKVTGARLLDELTREQPIDVFVLFSSIASVWGSQGQAHYAAANQALDDLALRRRETGRPALAVNWGPWGGGGMATAAVAAQLGSIGVRLLSAPVALATLGAALRTDHAQIIVADIDWERFRPVYELHGATHLLAKLPGSPLAKAPTHTDQCATLAERLAGLEPAKRHEAAVVHVQALVGRVLKLPLQEVTPPHTGFADLGVDSLMAVQLRRQLSADLAIDLAATLIFDHPDCDRLARHLVDCFDQTQTAPTMDAVPTESDPDDETAAEAELARKLEQLGL, from the coding sequence ATGGCTGCCTCCTCTTCCTCCTCGGATCAACTGCGCCGTGCCGTCGAGGCGATACGGCAACTCAAGGCGCGTCTCGCCGCCGCCGAGCAAGCGAACGCGGCCTGCCCGGTTGCGATCGTTGGTCTGGGGGTGCGCTTTCCGGGCGGGGCGACCACCCCCGATAAACTTTGGCAAATGTTGCATGATGGCGTCGACGCGGTCGGAGACGTCCCCGCCAACCGTTGGGACGCCCAAGCCTTCTATGATCCAGATCCCGCCGCCCCTGGTAAAATAGTCTCCCGACGAGGTGGTTTTCTCGACGACGTTGAACACTTTGATCCGCGCCACTTCGGACTCGCCCCCACCGAGGCTCCCCACCTCGACCCACAACATCGTCTCCTGCTCGAAACCGCATGGGAGGCGCTGGAGCACGCCGGCCTCGCCCCCGATCGCCTGGCGGGTCGCGCGGCGGGCGTGTTCATCGGCATTGCGAGTTCCGACTACGCGCAGCGGCTCTTCGGGCGCGGACTCGAATCCATCGATCCTTATGTGGGTTCAGGCAATGCGCACAGTGTCGCCGCCGGGCGCATCGCCTACACCCTGGGTTTGCATGGTCCGGCGGTCGCGATCGACACCGCCTGTTCCTCCTCGCTCGTCGCCACCCATCTGGCCTGCCAAAGTCTGCGCACCGGCGAGTGCGAACTGGCCCTCACGGGCGGGGCAAACCTGTTGCTGAGCCCCACGATTTCGGTTAATCATTCCCGTGCTCAGATGCTTTCACCGGACGGGCGCTGCAAAGCATTTGGCGCCGCCGCGGACGGATTCGGTCGCGCCGAAGGTTGTGGGGTGATCGTGCTCAAACGCCTGGCCGACGCCACCCGGGACGGAGATCGGGTTCTCGCCGTCATTCGAGGTTCCGCGACCAATCAGGATGGACGCACGAGCGGACTGACCGTGCCCAACGGACAGGCCCAGCAGGCGGTGATTCGTGCCGCCCAAAAACAAGCGGGGGTCAATCCTCATGACATCGACTACTTGGAAGCGCACGGCACCGGCACATCTCTCGGCGACCCCATCGAGGCCCACGCCTTGGGCGCCGTTTTTTCCGAACGCCCGTCCGACCAACCGCTGTGGGTGGGTTCGATTAAATCCAATTTCGGTCACAGTGAAGCCGCCGCCGGCATCGCCGGTATCATCAAGGTCGTGCTGGCTCTCGCGCACGAAGAAGTCCCGCCGCATCTGCATGCCGCCCCGGCGTCACCCCGCATCGATTGGAACGCCCTGCCCCTGCGCATTGTTTCAGCCCCCCGGCCGTGGCCCCGCACCGCTGCCCGAGCCCGCCTGGCCGGGGTGAGTTCGTTCGGTTTTGGCGGCACGAATGCTCATATCGTGCTCGGCGAATCGCCGGAGTCCACCCATCCGGCCGAGGCCAACGAGCCCGCCGACCTGCTGCCGCTTTCCGCCCGCACCCCCGCCGCTCTCGCTCGAATCGCCGCCGATTGGGCCACGTATTTGGAATCTCACGACACGACCTGGAGCGACCTTTGCCACACGGCCGCGGTGGGGCGCGCGGCCTGGTCTCATCGTGCCCTCGTGCCGGCCCCTGCGGCCAGGAATCACCTGCGATCTCTGGCCCAAGGAGAGCCCGCTTCAGACGTAACGGTGCGCACGGTCGAAACCCGTCCGCGCATTGCGTTTCTATTCTCCGGGCAAGGGTCGCTCGCTCCCGAAATCGGGTTAGCACTGCGCAATCACGTGCCGGCGTTTGCCGAAGCTTTCGCCGCGGCGGCGGGTATCGTGGAGCGTCGTGCCGGTTGGGATGTCGCAGCTGTTTTGGCCGACCCTTCCCGCCTGAGCCGCACAGAATATGGTCAAGTCACGCTGTTCTGCCTGAGCTACGCCCTCGCCCGCACTTGGCAGGCGTGGGGGGTCGAACCGGACATGGTGCTCGGACACAGCGTTGGCGAGTATGCCGCCGCCTGCGTTGCCGGGGTGTTCTCCCTCGATGCCGCGCTGGAGTTGTTGATCGCCCGCGCCACCGGCATGGGAGAATTGGGCGAGACCGGTGCCATGGTCGCCGTTTCCGCCGCCGCCTCCGAAGTGGAACCCGAGGCCCGAGCGGCGGGCGTGGAAATCGGAGCCTTCAATGCCCCTCGGCAAGTCGTCCTCACCGGCGCCCGCGAGGCTGTGACCGCCTGCGCCGCCTCTCTCGCCCAAGCCGGTCACCGCACGGTTCCGCTCGGCGTGCGCCAAGGGTATCACTCCGCCGAAATGGAGCCCATGATTTCCGCGTTTCAAGCCGCCGCGGAACGTATCGCTTTTCAACCCGCCGATCGGCAGTTTATCTCATCTGTGACGGGGGCCTCCGACCAAGGTGCGGTCAGCACCACCGCATATTGGGTCGACCAAATTCGTCGACCGGTCCGGTGGACCAGTGCCATCGAAACCCTGCGCACGGAGAAGGCCGATATCATCATCGAGGTCGGTCCCCGCGGGCTGCTGAGCGCGCTTGGGCAACAAACGTGGAGCGACCACGGTCCCGTTTGGCTGACCAGTCTCCGCGGTAAGCCGGGGGAGAATGAAGCCGCCTCGTTACGCACTTCCGCCGCCCACGCGTGGGTCAACGGAAGCGCGATCGATTGGACCGCTGTCCAGCGCGGACGAATCCGTCGGCGGTTGGCGCTGCCCACCTACCCGTTTGAGCGGCAACGCTACTGGTGCGAGGAAGCTCCCCCGCTGGCTCCCGCGTATACCTTGCGAGAAACCCCGATCGATGTGGACCCGACACCTCCCCCTGAGGCTGTGACCTGGCACATCATCGGAGATGCACCGGCTTTGGTGAAGTCGTTGAAAACCAGTGAAGCCGTTGTCGTCTGCCATGATGCCTCCGCTTCCCCTTTGGTGTTGCAGACTCATCTGGTGGCCACGAACGCCACGCCGGTCAAAGTTGTGGTCGTTTCAACGACTCCGCAGGTTTCACTTTGGGTCGGAGCCGCCAAAGCCCTCGCCCTTGAGTTTCGCGAATTATGGCGGGGACTCGTGATCATCGATTCGACGACATCACTCTCCGATGTGCGGTCGACCTGGACGAAGCCCTCCACCACTCCGGTAAGTCGATTCGTCGACTCGGGCCTAAAGGCACCGCAACTGCAGATTGAAACTCTGGCACCCGCAACGTGGACTGCTCGATCGGAGGACACTTATTTGATCACCGGGGGGCTCGGCGCCTTGGGTCAGCAGGTCGCCGGTTGGTTGATTGATCGGGGGGCCCGATCCCTCGCGTTACTCGGGCGAACCCCCCCGACCAAAACCATCGAAGCGCAACTCGATGCCTGGCGAGCGGTCGGCGTCGATGTGCTCACTCTCGCCGCCGATGTCACCGATCGTCCGGCTTTGACCGCCGCCCTTGCCCGACTCGAAAAACCGCTGCGGGGGGTTTTCCATGTCGCCGGCGTCCCCGCGTATCAGCTCTTTGGTGACATTGACCCGGCAACCTGGCGGCAAACCATCGACGCCAAGGTCACGGGAGCTCGCCTCCTCGATGAGCTTACCCGGGAGCAACCGATCGATGTGTTCGTTTTGTTTTCTTCCATCGCCTCCGTTTGGGGATCACAAGGTCAGGCCCATTACGCGGCGGCCAACCAAGCGCTCGACGATCTGGCCCTGCGCAGACGTGAAACCGGACGACCCGCCTTGGCGGTCAACTGGGGTCCCTGGGGCGGAGGGGGGATGGCGACTGCCGCCGTGGCCGCGCAATTGGGATCGATCGGCGTGCGATTGTTGAGCGCTCCCGTCGCCCTCGCGACCCTTGGTGCCGCCTTACGAACAGATCACGCTCAAATCATCGTAGCCGACATCGATTGGGAACGCTTTCGCCCGGTCTACGAACTCCACGGCGCCACGCATTTGCTGGCGAAATTGCCCGGCAGCCCACTCGCCAAAGCACCCACGCACACCGACCAATGCGCCACGTTGGCCGAACGGCTCGCCGGGCTCGAGCCTGCTAAACGCCATGAGGCGGCGGTGGTTCATGTGCAGGCCCTCGTCGGGCGGGTGTTGAAGTTGCCGCTCCAGGAAGTCACCCCGCCCCACACCGGATTCGCGGACCTCGGCGTGGACTCGCTGATGGCCGTGCAACTGCGACGTCAACTATCGGCGGATCTCGCCATCGACCTGGCCGCCACGCTCATCTTTGACCATCCTGACTGCGATCGACTCGCACGGCACCTGGTGGACTGCTTCGACCAAACTCAAACCGCGCCAACCATGGACGCGGTTCCCACCGAATCCGACCCCGATGACGAGACTGCGGCGGAAGCGGAATTGGCACGCAAGCTCGAGCAACTCGGACTGTGA
- a CDS encoding type I polyketide synthase, with amino-acid sequence MPQPSADPSREKQLRMLRALDEAAVKLEALEKARTEPIAIIGGGCRFPGGVRDLQTYWHLLENGIDATGEMPADRWDIDTLFDPNPDTPGKISTRRGSFLPTIDRFDAEHFNIAPREAATLDPQHRLLLEVAHEALDSAGQLNDRLAENLTGVFIGVTNNDYAHLLREHQSERPLDAYFVTGNAPNSAAGRISYQLGLRGPSLVLDTACSSSLATIHTACQSLRARECHLALAGGVNLLILPDSFAALSRAHMLAPDGRCKSFDAAADGYGRGEGGGLVVLKRLSDARRDGDTILATIRGGAINHDGPASGFTVPNGAAQRTLLQQALTASRLTPTDIDYIEAHGTGTSLGDPIEVNALVDVLGVGRSAANPLLLGSVKTNIGHLESAAGIAGLLKVVLSLWYRQLPRHLHFQTPSPRIPWAEIPVKITQHHEAWPDRGHPRRAGVSSFGVSGTNVHLILEESPLEMAARHAPPSPRKFFGDGPRHWAVNRPATTTIDAWLHRVDWPLLPRKERATTPIVFSAPGAATAVDAWSRHAADTYAGAAYRDVLSVLEPLASAYAAAAVAALPGRTEVQPSHVRLWHRIQYLATLAPAMPASAEQVSALLAAQPDAAIEIELLQRCGEALPAVLRGEVDPLALLFPSNVTPTAADLYSRNPVSRALNDLIATWLNAAIPTDRPLRVLEIGGGTGATTKTVLTALQGREIDYVFTDISPLFIAQAKSQFADNSAVTCRPLDIERDPRDQGFAPGEFDLIVAANVVHATEDLAITLAHCRQLLAGGGQLALMELTSPLGFLDLIFGLTDGWWRFTDTKLRPNHPLLAPAQWQALLCEQGFNEAQIHLLPESAGEIFRQQALITAPAKGPTTFLPESTGRWLLIGPAPHALTEILRSRGAEVTTTPTSDLSPLRQTEPWSGVVSFAPSTATPIDPTPLRETLAIAHALIAAPAPWWIVTRGAVDAGDDTPPDGINLSSSGLWGFARTVAQEHPELQVRRIDLDIDATLDDASALALELLQPSAEDQLALRGHDRFSARLIGHASTQSPDPLPTTTDGSILIVGGLGGLGLSLARWFGDQGARDLTLASRRAPNASALAEIAGLRARGLTIHIHQIDVTSPQDVTRVLEQITADSPPLRGIVHAAGVLDDGSLRQLDWSRFPPVLDPKITGAWHLHEQTLHLPLDFFLLFSSSTALLGTPGQANHAAANAWLDALAHHRRRAGLPAVSINWGPWSDIGAAARQHVAEHARRHGLGTISPAKGWHTLGAIMREHFAQVAVLPITWSEVPASLTRSPFFDGVRAETATPAAATDTESPASAPTDWTALPLHTRVTRLRERVETELTAVLGLEAETRIDPAKGFFTLGMDSLTAVELRNRLQTQLERSIPSTVIFDHPTTDGLSRHLAGLFQPAPTVSPDATSTPLANPVVDELSDVELSDLLDEELKDL; translated from the coding sequence GCCACGCTCGATCCCCAGCACCGCCTCTTGCTGGAAGTCGCCCACGAGGCGCTCGACAGTGCCGGCCAGCTCAACGATCGCCTGGCCGAAAACCTGACCGGCGTGTTCATCGGCGTCACCAACAACGACTACGCCCACCTCCTGCGCGAACATCAATCGGAGCGGCCGCTTGATGCGTATTTTGTCACGGGCAATGCTCCCAACAGCGCGGCGGGCCGCATCTCGTATCAGCTCGGCTTGCGCGGACCAAGTCTGGTGCTGGATACCGCCTGTTCCTCGTCACTCGCCACGATTCATACGGCCTGTCAAAGCCTGCGCGCTCGCGAATGCCATCTTGCCCTGGCCGGAGGTGTGAATCTGTTGATCCTGCCCGACAGCTTCGCCGCCCTTTCCCGGGCGCATATGCTGGCGCCGGATGGTCGCTGTAAGTCATTTGATGCCGCCGCTGACGGCTACGGCCGCGGCGAAGGCGGGGGACTCGTCGTGCTCAAGCGACTCTCGGACGCACGTCGTGACGGCGATACCATTCTGGCAACTATTCGCGGCGGGGCGATCAACCATGACGGACCGGCCTCCGGCTTCACCGTGCCCAATGGTGCCGCCCAACGCACCTTGCTTCAACAGGCGCTGACCGCGAGTCGACTGACGCCGACGGATATTGACTACATCGAAGCCCACGGCACCGGCACCTCGCTCGGCGATCCCATCGAAGTGAACGCGCTCGTCGATGTTCTGGGAGTCGGACGCAGCGCCGCCAACCCGTTACTCCTCGGTTCGGTCAAAACGAATATCGGTCATCTTGAATCCGCCGCGGGCATCGCCGGGCTTCTCAAAGTCGTGCTGTCGCTGTGGTATCGTCAACTGCCCCGCCATCTTCATTTCCAAACGCCCTCCCCGCGCATCCCGTGGGCGGAAATTCCGGTAAAGATCACGCAACATCACGAGGCTTGGCCCGACCGTGGACATCCCCGTCGCGCCGGAGTCAGCTCCTTTGGGGTCAGTGGCACCAACGTGCATCTCATCCTGGAAGAGTCTCCCCTGGAAATGGCCGCGCGCCACGCTCCACCGTCACCCCGTAAATTCTTTGGCGACGGTCCCCGTCATTGGGCCGTCAACCGACCGGCCACCACCACCATCGACGCTTGGTTGCACCGAGTCGACTGGCCACTGCTCCCGCGAAAAGAACGCGCCACGACTCCCATCGTTTTCTCCGCCCCCGGTGCCGCCACCGCCGTGGACGCTTGGAGCCGGCATGCCGCCGACACATACGCCGGGGCCGCCTATCGTGATGTGCTCTCCGTCTTGGAACCTCTCGCGTCCGCCTACGCGGCCGCGGCCGTCGCCGCGTTACCGGGAAGGACCGAGGTGCAGCCGAGCCATGTCCGCCTGTGGCATCGTATCCAGTATCTCGCTACTTTAGCACCGGCCATGCCCGCCTCCGCCGAGCAAGTCTCCGCTTTGCTCGCCGCCCAACCCGACGCCGCGATCGAGATCGAACTGTTACAACGGTGCGGTGAGGCTTTGCCCGCGGTGCTCCGCGGGGAGGTTGATCCTCTTGCGCTGCTTTTCCCGTCGAACGTCACCCCCACCGCTGCGGATCTCTACAGTCGCAACCCCGTCTCCCGGGCCCTGAACGACCTCATCGCCACTTGGCTCAATGCGGCGATTCCGACGGATCGACCGCTTCGCGTGCTCGAAATTGGCGGCGGCACGGGCGCTACCACCAAGACCGTATTGACGGCGTTGCAGGGTCGCGAAATCGACTACGTTTTTACCGACATTTCTCCGCTGTTCATTGCCCAGGCCAAGTCCCAGTTCGCCGACAACTCGGCGGTGACTTGCCGCCCTCTCGACATTGAACGTGATCCTCGCGACCAGGGCTTCGCCCCGGGCGAATTCGATCTTATCGTGGCGGCCAATGTAGTGCACGCCACGGAGGACTTGGCCATCACTCTGGCGCACTGTCGCCAACTGCTGGCAGGCGGAGGCCAACTCGCCCTGATGGAGCTCACTTCACCGCTCGGGTTCCTTGATCTGATCTTCGGTCTGACCGATGGCTGGTGGCGGTTCACCGACACGAAGTTGCGCCCAAATCATCCGCTGCTCGCCCCCGCGCAATGGCAGGCATTGTTGTGCGAGCAGGGGTTCAATGAGGCTCAAATCCACCTTCTGCCGGAATCCGCCGGCGAGATTTTTCGCCAACAAGCGTTGATCACCGCCCCGGCGAAAGGTCCTACCACTTTTCTCCCTGAATCGACCGGACGCTGGCTGCTGATTGGTCCCGCGCCGCATGCCCTGACCGAGATCCTCCGGTCACGCGGCGCCGAAGTGACCACCACGCCAACTTCGGACCTTTCCCCTTTGCGCCAGACTGAACCATGGAGCGGCGTTGTCAGTTTTGCGCCCTCCACCGCCACGCCCATCGACCCGACTCCGTTGCGCGAGACATTGGCTATCGCTCATGCTCTGATCGCAGCGCCCGCCCCGTGGTGGATTGTCACCCGGGGCGCGGTCGATGCCGGCGACGACACTCCCCCCGATGGAATCAACTTGAGCTCCTCCGGTCTCTGGGGGTTTGCCCGCACGGTCGCCCAGGAACATCCGGAATTGCAGGTCCGTCGCATCGACCTGGATATCGATGCCACCCTCGATGATGCCTCCGCCCTCGCCCTGGAATTGCTCCAGCCCAGTGCGGAGGATCAACTCGCCCTGCGAGGCCATGATCGTTTCTCCGCCCGCCTCATCGGGCACGCTTCCACCCAGAGCCCTGACCCGCTCCCGACAACGACCGACGGTTCCATCCTCATCGTGGGAGGATTGGGCGGATTGGGTCTTTCTCTGGCTCGTTGGTTCGGGGACCAAGGCGCCCGTGATCTGACGCTGGCATCACGCCGGGCTCCAAACGCATCCGCCCTCGCGGAGATCGCCGGTCTTCGAGCCCGGGGCCTTACCATTCACATCCACCAAATCGACGTGACCTCGCCCCAAGACGTAACGCGGGTGCTCGAGCAGATAACCGCGGATAGTCCGCCCCTGCGCGGGATCGTCCACGCCGCCGGTGTGCTCGATGACGGCAGCCTGCGTCAGCTGGATTGGTCACGTTTTCCGCCGGTCCTCGACCCCAAGATCACCGGTGCGTGGCACCTGCACGAACAGACGCTCCACCTGCCTCTCGACTTCTTCCTCCTTTTCTCATCCAGCACCGCCCTGCTGGGCACCCCCGGTCAAGCCAACCATGCGGCGGCCAACGCGTGGCTCGATGCGCTGGCTCATCACCGTCGGCGTGCCGGTCTGCCCGCCGTATCCATTAATTGGGGACCATGGTCCGATATCGGTGCGGCGGCCCGTCAGCACGTTGCCGAGCACGCCCGACGACATGGACTGGGGACCATTTCGCCCGCCAAGGGTTGGCATACCCTGGGAGCGATCATGCGGGAACATTTCGCCCAAGTCGCCGTATTGCCCATCACGTGGTCTGAGGTTCCAGCCTCCCTCACCCGATCACCTTTCTTCGATGGCGTGCGGGCGGAAACCGCCACACCGGCGGCGGCGACCGACACTGAATCCCCCGCTTCCGCGCCTACCGACTGGACCGCGTTGCCCCTGCACACTCGCGTCACGCGGTTGCGTGAACGAGTGGAAACGGAGCTCACGGCGGTGCTCGGGCTCGAGGCCGAAACCCGCATCGATCCCGCGAAAGGCTTTTTCACCCTAGGCATGGATTCACTCACCGCCGTCGAACTGCGCAATCGTCTCCAAACTCAATTGGAACGCAGCATCCCATCGACCGTCATATTTGATCACCCGACAACCGATGGACTGAGTCGTCACCTCGCCGGGTTGTTTCAACCCGCGCCTACCGTTTCTCCGGATGCAACCTCAACTCCACTGGCAAATCCCGTCGTCGACGAACTCTCGGATGTCGAACTTTCCGATCTGCTCGACGAAGAATTGAAGGATCTCTAA